A stretch of DNA from Glycine max cultivar Williams 82 chromosome 18, Glycine_max_v4.0, whole genome shotgun sequence:
AATCTAATGAGGTTGTTGTTACAAAATTCTTAGCAAATTATGCTTTTGgattttagaatgaaattaaGATAACAACTTTGATTCGACTTGCCTTACATCAAACATAAGTGGGATGAAAATAGTAGCTAACTAGCTAATTTAGACACGACTGAGGATGGGGTCTTAGTCTTTCAAGagatttcagtttttttttttttgtcttatggGGATTGTTAGGGGTTCGTTGCTCAGAAGTTTAATTTAGTTGttaatccttttttaaaaaaattcccgtaaaacaaatcaaagagTATGAACTTATTGACATTTCCGGCAAAAGaagggataaaaaaaagaatatgaattTATTGAGATTTAGAGTGAGTGAGTGTGTTTTGTTTCAATTCATCCTTAAACTTTATCATTTTTGCAAATATACATCTTGAACTTGAGTTTCATTCTAATTGATCCTTAAAATCTATTCTTCTTACAAGTAGTTAACGTTCTTTCTATTAAGTTAGAgctaaattatttatcttttttgctgcaattaaaaacaattaaaaattcttatttttattttaaattttattatgttttaatgtttgaaacaaatataaaaataaaattactaaatGATTgggatttaaaataaataaataaatggttgatatttttttagtagtttatCCCCGATTTAATCTCAGAGACTATTTACAAAAGGAGTaagttttacaaattatttgaaataaaataaattaagatttttatgtgcaaaaagagataaaatttaaagatcaaTTAAACAAggcaaaattaaagtttaaattatttatttgcaaAGACAGTAAATAGTAACTCTAAAGATGTGAGTTACTTGTTAGAACcataaaattttgtgaggaTGGGAAATAACTTatctaaagttattttttaaataacttgaTCCATCTTTTTTCAATAAACTTATTAACCTACTTATACTAATatgtttattgatttatttataggCCTTATTTCGAAACAAACTCTTAAATAGATTTTAAGTTAAGTTAGacttttaaataagtaaaaaaatgacAGATAAATAAGTTAGGCTAGACTTTGTAATTATGAATAAAATCATTCTCAGATTTTATAAAGCTTAAACTAACTTGACCCACTTCTATATTTAACTATTTCAAAGACAAAAAAGTATTGATTTTgaattgttcaaataaaaaaaaatttcacaccttttctataataatatttacaaagtaaaaatttcttgtattttatcTATTGTTAGAACAAAAATTAGTAGTAATAGCTCtgtaacaaagaaaaaaaaagtcttcaaGACACGTGTCAAACATTGCCTCTAACAATATATCtcaataaattttgaatgtaaTAATAGTAATGGTGAATTTCTTTCGAGATATAATGGAGTCCCTTAATTAGATTTGCACACCCATAATTAAGTCTTCAAAGAGACATCCTTTTCATGAAAGAacaatataactatatataacaTTTCACACTCGTAAATTTTTGTGAAAGAACACACTTTTTATGAAAATGATACAACATTTAATATACATTCTGATGGAAGGATTATAtcttttatgaatatatatatatatatatatatatatatatatatatatatatatatatatatatatatatatataatttcatgaaATGATACTTTTCATTAATGTGAAAATCTCTCACATTTATgactaatttttaaatgtacgataaattttcatattacaGCACATCACAAAATATTCATTCCAAgataatcaatattataatttttttattaattatataatataattattcataCTTATACTTTaccataataatttatatgtatagattaataattttcttctttcaattaTACTTTATCCtgtattctattaaaaaatataataatgtattttctaaatttaaacattataatttaatatatttatatttttttagttgtttttaatttaattttaagtataGATGAAAAAGACATTctataatttcaatttcacaCATGAAACAAACAGTAAAACAACACGCAAAAAGGCAAAATCAGAAACAAAGGAAAGACACACAAAAACAAAGGAAGCTTCCTTCCGTGTCCGCATTCTCTGCTGTCTCAAATGCAACTGAATGAATCTCACCGTTAATTTCacttttgatatattaaaaggttaataaaatttaaactagaaaaaatttaaaccGTTGGATTGTGAATGCAGAATCCTACAATCACAGTACGGTTACTAGCAAAAGAAGCGGCGAAATATATCCATAGCAAAGCATTTGTTTTGGCATTCTTAACGAAAATAGATAGATatcctatttttcttttgtcaagATTTTTGTTTTGGCACAGAGTGATGTCTTTCTCAGGTGCTTTTTCTCATTCCACAATATAATTTCATCATCTCGTTCTGAaagtttgaaagaaaataaaattacaagttttttttaagaagaaaacagctaattatatttagtttaagaataaagttttgttctttttctgtgCCCCCTCAGTGAAAATTGCATATCTCAGACCCTTGTGTTGATGCTTTTGAATTTGAGGTTATGAATGATGAGCAAATGAATTCATGTTAAATTATATAGGCTATTATTCCTTTGGCACCTGGAAGCAAAGTGGAGGTGCTACTTGAACTGGATTATAGGTTCATATTAGCTTGCAGCTTGAAGCTATGTCTGCATATGCTCATCAAATGGAGCAGCAGTACTCTGCACCTAGTCTCTCGGATGATTCTGGTATGTAATGCTATTTTCTCACCCTTTAACTAagaattattagaaaataaataaaagtactaTGATCTATTGTAGAGCCTACCCCTAAATAGTTTAATGTTTAGAGTTCAGTAATTATTCCATGTACTTACCTTTATGCAATTATCATATTCATCAATGGATTAACTTGTAAAAAGTAGTGTTTTAGGGATCACAACTTTGTACTCCCCCTCCAATGACAACAAAAGCCTTATCCCGCTTGCTGAAGTCAGTTACATGGATCACATGGTGTCATTCAACTTAGTTAAAGACTGAGTGATCCATGTTAAgtatattaatgaattttacgTTAGCTGGCGAGAATCTAGCACAAACCTCCTCTTCTTTTACCCGGGCTTGGGACCAACTTTGTTCTCCCCCTCcaagaaccaaaaaaaaaaaaaaaggctcttCAATTGATTTGATTCAAGTTGGACTAGTTTACCTTGAAGAATGACTTACTAACTGTATTTGATGCTTGTGTTGGCTGATAACAATTTCTTGGTTATCTTATACTTTTTTGCTTCTTCCAAAAGAATCTTTTTCTTTCGCGTTTGCAGAGACAGGAGGCCATTATGAATTAGAATCAGGATTCTTCATGAAATCGTTTACTGCAACAATCTTCGTTGCTTCACTTGTCACTCTTGGAGTTCTACTAATTACTTTGGTGATTTCCTTGGTGATTATGCTGCAATCCTGTCAAAGTAAAAGTGCCGGAGGAGTTATCGAGCTTCTGAATATAAATGAATACTACAGTTATTGCAGGGTGTATTCTCTGCATGCTGAGCTCAATAACTTAGAAGGATATAATCTTCCTAGAATCTGCAGAGACCTGGCTGTACACTATATCAAAGTAGGCCAATATGCTAGAGACTTGGATTTGACTATGTCTTTGATTGACGATTATTTCAAGAGTGTTAGACCTGCAGAGGATGGTTTGGATGTGGTTTTGATGGACATAGATGACATTTTTCCTCGGAACTCTGACTCTTTCAATTTGTTTCACAGGTagtctcttgcaatttatgtttcCTAATAATACAGGATGATCGAAAATATAGATTATTACATCAGATACAACTAGTATTGTGGTGACTAAATTTTTTGCTAGTGGTTTGTTACTCTAACTTGCATCAGTTCaccaatttatatttctttctttttaaagcTCTGTTGATTATTAATCTAGCACcctttatgttattttctaacttGATGCTGATCTTTATTATCTGTTATTGTATTGCATATAACATAACTTAACAAGGGGTTTCTTTTGGTGTAGGTTTTACAATGACAGCACTAGCAACTGTATTAAAGAGGCAAAAAATGTAAAGCTCATGTTTGTTTCTAGACTATACATGTACCTTCAAACTGGTGGATGGTCTATAATTTTGTTATCGAGAGAGCCTAGAACACACCGAAACGTCACCATTAATCATCTTGACTCTGCGGGACTTAGAAGTTGGTCTGCCTTGATGATGAGGTATAGTGATCATGTTCCTTTTATATATCCAAGATCAAGCCTTGTTATGAATAGAATATTTggattagatttaatttttccAGAATCAATTTCAAAGCCATGTTGAAAGCCAAAGCAACAAAActtccacttttttttaatttttcaccaTGATTTTGGGTCCTAGAATCTATTATAGTAGCTATCCAAACATGCTAGAAGTTTTATGGGTTCTCAATCAGTTATGCTTTAAATAGCTCATCTCGGATTGAGGTTTACATACATATTTTAGAAGTGCTGTAAAAATTTCAGAATTTAAGTTGACTTGTTATCTAGTTATCTATCGGGCTACCATTTAAGTTAGCTTTAGCTTTTCCAAAAGCATTATAGAGGTGCATTTTTACAAACTTAGCTTTAGCTTTACCAAAAGTATATTATAATAACTGAATCTTATGCTGCCAATAATTTGCATTTTTGCAGAGCAGAAGATTCAGATCCTACCAAAGGGTATGAGTATTTCTCTAGGCAAAGGAATGTGATAAGGAAAAAGGGCTTCAGAATAAAAAGTATCATAAGTAGCCATATGGATGCAGTGACTGTTCCAGAGACCGAAGTGCGAAATTATTTGCTTCCAGGCCATCTATGTGACAAGTTTGAGAAGCAGGTAGAGCATAGATCCTGAACGTTAGTTTCATGATTCATCCTTCAGGAAGAGAGTTCCATTCAATTATATAGGTTCTTAATCTCTGAATCTAAGTTTGTTCTTGCTACTCATTTAACATCAATACTACGTAATTTAATCTTACCTCGAGGCTTAGAATAGCTCTCCACCTTAGAGTTTGGTAATTGGTTTGTAGTTGTAGATACTTGCACACTACaatcaaatatcttttttttaagctGTGACGTGTGACATAAACAGTGTTGCATACAtatatgaagtttttttttttaatgtatgatCACCGCAATATGCTTGAATACAAGCATGGACGTGCGAGGCGTTTTATGCAACCAATGTGAGATTTACCAAACACAACGTACAAAGTggccataaaaaatatttggaagTTACTGGAATTTCAGGAAATTACTGAAATACTCGTAATCATGTTCCTTTGGAATGTCTAATGATCACGCTTAAATTATGGAACTAAACCTCGATGATGAAAAACATACTACAAGGTCCTGcaacttaaaataataatgagaCTTCAAATGTCTATAAACTCAAAGTTGCACAAACGTGGTTCCCTATTTAACTTTTTTCACCATTtggctttttttcttctttcacaaaaaaaagaaaaagttgacaTGAGGTTGCAATTTGCAAATAATAGTATCTGACTGGTTTAAAATCAAAGGCAAATGGAAAAGTAACTGCAACAAAATAAcgtcaaaataatattaagagATTCCTCTTCTATTTATCAGCCATTACATTAATGCGTCAATAGTTATTGATATACATTTTTAAGCTTCCAAGTGCAGTCACGTTTGGGAAATCACCCCCTGAAAAGTTATATCATCGTCATATTGTAAGGAACAGACCATTGCCTAAGCACACCACATTCTATGAAGAactacaaactaaaaaaaaaactatgcaaGTATGACAAAACCCTAGACTGGAGGTGGACCACAAGACTGAAGCCGCTGCAACCACGAGATCCTCAGATTAGGCGTTTTCAACTGCAGAAAAATTTCCCTATATTCCTGCTTAAGGAATACATCTAAAGCAAACATGTAGAGATCACTTCCTTGCTCTATTTCTTCCATTCTATCAAGGCATTCAATGCATTCACCGATACTATAATTGCGTTTACCTTCAGTTGATGAAACTGCACTAGCATTCTTCTGAATACTCACACCATTTCTTGACGCAACAACATCACAATGACATTCAGTTTTCTCGTCGAAGTTGTCTGTATCAGGCTCTTTTATGTGTAAAGGGAAAGTAACAACACTATCGTCACTTTTCCTTTGTTGCACAGCAGGTTCAGTCTCTCCAGTAACAGTAGTTCCATTAAAGATGGTTTCCAATTGGTCAGTGAATTTTAGTTCCTTATAGCGAAATTGTGCAGCTTCTGGATTTTCCTGCACCAAAACCACTAATGTGAGATGAGTTAAAGTGGAAATCATGAACTTCTATAATGGTGTGTTTGGTAGAGAGGAGAGAAATAATCTTGAAGAGaaattttgtactttttttgGGACCCACACCTTTTACActctactttaaaaaaaatctcttctaTTTCCATCctctaaaccaaacacaccctaagaTTTGGAAACTTGCATGGACTACAAATTAGATGCACTAAGCAATTTAACATACCTGTAAATAGTTGGTCCAATCTTCTTCACTAGCCTCAAACTTCTGGTCAGATGGATCCCATTTCATGTAACTGGTGCCAATAAGCTTACACCAGGTTCTCCATTGTTCCTTGGTAGAATCCCAGTGATTCTTAAGTTGTAGTCTACCATAATTCACACCAGTTTTTGCATAAAATGATTCCATAATGTTCTTCCAACCTTCCTTTGTAAAATGTGTCCCAGGCTTATTCCCCTTTAATGTCTCTTGCATACATAGATCAACAAAGATCTTGTGCAGTGTAGGAGTCCACGTGGCTTTGACCTTGGTATATGATGAACTGGACATGCTCTGCTCACTTGGAATTGTACTGATTGGGATGGCATTAACCATAATGGCACTCTTTAATCCACAATCCCGACCAACATTCCTGCGTTTCTTCTCACGCTCTTTTCCACGCAATGTAGCTGAAGCATCATTCTGCCTCTTAAGCCTTGTTATCATTTCCTCAGTTGGCATAGCTCCATCAAAGATGACGTTTAATTTGTCAGAAAACTGGAGTTCCTTAAACCGAAATTGTGCAGCTTCTGGGAATGCCTGTGACAAAATGACTTCATTACTATTAAATCAAAGAAGATCTATTACAACATTGaatgaatattaataattacCCTGAATACCTTTATACAATTGTGCCAGTCTTCCTCAGAAGCACCAAAAGTATTGGTTTGGGGGTCCCATTTCATGTTGTCATCACCAGTCAACTTAGCCCAGATTTTCCATAGTTTCCGGGTTGAATCATAGTgattcttaatttgttttttgtcaTATCTCATACCAGTCTTTGCATTAAAGGATCCAACAATATTCCTCCAGCCCTCCTTGGTAAAATGCGTCGCAGACTTGTTCCCCTTCAATGTTTCTTCGATGCATAAGTCAACAAACATTTTATGGTATGCAGGTGACCAAGAAGCTTTTGGTGTTGGCGAATAGTCAACCACAATCGTACTATCTAATTCACAATCCCTATCAAAATTCTTGCGTTTCTTCTCTCGCTCTCTTCCACACAAGGGAGATGTAGTTGAAGAATCATTCTGCCACTTGAGACTGGCCCACCTTTTCACTTCCTCAATTCGATTCCCTCCATCAAAGATGATATCCAGTTTGTCTTTAAACTGGATTTCCTTAGACTGAAACTGGGCAGCTTCTGGAATTGCCTGTGACAACATGGCTTCATTATTATTGATATGGAACCATGAAGATGTATATTACAATCTTGGATgaacattaataataaattaaaaattactatccATACCTTTACATAATTTTGCCAGTCTTCCTCGGAAGCACCAAATGCCCCCGTTTCTGGATCCCACTTCATGTTGCTATCTTCAGTCAACTTGACCCAGACTTTCCATAGTTTTCTGGTAGAATCATAGTGATTCTTAAACTGCTTCTTGTCATATCTCACACCAGTCTTCGCATAAAAGGATCCAACAATGTTCCTCCAACCTGCCTTGGTAATTCGTGTTGACCCGGGCTCATTCTTCAGCATTTCTCCAAGGCATAAATCAACAAATACTCTATGGAACCCAGGTGTCCAAGTGGCTTTTGAAGCTGGATTGGACATCCTTGTACCATGAAAATGTTCTGCTATTTTTTACCTGCAATTAGCTAGTAAGTAATCCTTATTTTCAATTCCCCCATTTGTATCCCTACCAATCACACcccaaacaataataatatcttgCCAAGACTAACGGCAATAACTATTAACACAtgaaaaaaatgacattaaaactaaaataactcTTGAGTGGGTACAATTGTACAAACCCTTTTTTCCTAAGAggaaaaattttacaaatttgacaaaaaaaaaacaattttccaaCCTCAAATGGAGGCTCTGAGCCATGATATCTAAGATATACCTACATGCACGTGCATGCTCAGCTTATAGAATGAATCAAAGTATGGGGGAAAAGGGGTTTCAGTAATAATGggactaaaatttaaagaaagatTCATTAAAAGCATTGAAT
This window harbors:
- the LOC100793007 gene encoding uncharacterized protein At2g39920, with the translated sequence MSAYAHQMEQQYSAPSLSDDSETGGHYELESGFFMKSFTATIFVASLVTLGVLLITLVISLVIMLQSCQSKSAGGVIELLNINEYYSYCRVYSLHAELNNLEGYNLPRICRDLAVHYIKVGQYARDLDLTMSLIDDYFKSVRPAEDGLDVVLMDIDDIFPRNSDSFNLFHRFYNDSTSNCIKEAKNVKLMFVSRLYMYLQTGGWSIILLSREPRTHRNVTINHLDSAGLRSWSALMMRAEDSDPTKGYEYFSRQRNVIRKKGFRIKSIISSHMDAVTVPETEVRNYLLPGHLCDKFEKQVEHRS
- the LOC100793529 gene encoding L10-interacting MYB domain-containing protein codes for the protein MSNPASKATWTPGFHRVFVDLCLGEMLKNEPGSTRITKAGWRNIVGSFYAKTGVRYDKKQFKNHYDSTRKLWKVWVKLTEDSNMKWDPETGAFGASEEDWQNYVKAIPEAAQFQSKEIQFKDKLDIIFDGGNRIEEVKRWASLKWQNDSSTTSPLCGREREKKRKNFDRDCELDSTIVVDYSPTPKASWSPAYHKMFVDLCIEETLKGNKSATHFTKEGWRNIVGSFNAKTGMRYDKKQIKNHYDSTRKLWKIWAKLTGDDNMKWDPQTNTFGASEEDWHNCIKAFPEAAQFRFKELQFSDKLNVIFDGAMPTEEMITRLKRQNDASATLRGKEREKKRRNVGRDCGLKSAIMVNAIPISTIPSEQSMSSSSYTKVKATWTPTLHKIFVDLCMQETLKGNKPGTHFTKEGWKNIMESFYAKTGVNYGRLQLKNHWDSTKEQWRTWCKLIGTSYMKWDPSDQKFEASEEDWTNYLQENPEAAQFRYKELKFTDQLETIFNGTTVTGETEPAVQQRKSDDSVVTFPLHIKEPDTDNFDEKTECHCDVVASRNGVSIQKNASAVSSTEGKRNYSIGECIECLDRMEEIEQGSDLYMFALDVFLKQEYREIFLQLKTPNLRISWLQRLQSCGPPPV